The following coding sequences are from one Clarias gariepinus isolate MV-2021 ecotype Netherlands chromosome 19, CGAR_prim_01v2, whole genome shotgun sequence window:
- the ccdc80l2 gene encoding coiled-coil domain-containing protein 80, with the protein MHRVWIVVVGLVLSSCSTALSARTGKNRQRSKTRDEPVGPREHAGAKEAGVREPGGTPEADFLADFSGKKRLWVITAPSYNDNYLLMMEKQIQESEGLNCRLADRDTLIVTIIQNAMMEGKIRRTTMEGQATEQALDSDMVTKLLHYLELEHQKFSMLILKKNLKVGERFPYPVRVEAVLEVIDNLPARKLEIVARKGLLHRCRITKKRLVVKPNGGKKRRIVSPQNQGNFTSIFPSQQQTKDKKAAIRNKVQAILNGRSRFVIRKTSGNRGGGKVTSAPKTEVNEEGNLKLDRRTESPGGARENTAAKVENKYDDEGNKRASSVTETKGEQMGDPSKSKGKGKKEKDKKKKKGKRGGKKSQREADNKEKTALKEFMEKLKGQRRLLVISSASELSSQYIQQRDDNELHSCDLALRKITVLSILGSEQSPTLRLQHYQQDGDSRLGSLPDNIRNPELIRQIRKEYGLESKEFSMAVTDYDLRPNLGKVFNSPTAPSTIINYIDTFQSRWLEKAEEKNTPSACSPSENNKQAENSLLRFMSKRRLLIISAPSEDDYSFHQQIQALNGQECQMGIRHFALLQLVGKGTEALGSVELFSLNGKSQTEKDKLSPDMVRNLRDQLKITTDYFSMLVVGKDGEVKAWFPTSVWTLSNIYDLVDSMELRQQEQKLQQTLGIYCPEDSVGPVAGAYHGYTREADDSYLYHRSED; encoded by the exons ATGCATCGTGTGTGGATAGTTGTAGTCGGACTTGTCTTGTCTAGTTGCAGCACAGCGCTGTCAGCGAGAACAGGCAAGAACAGACAACGGTCGAAAACAAGAGATGAACCTGTGGGCCCTCGGGAGCATGCTGGAGCAAAGGAAGCTGGAGTACGAGAACCTGGAGGAACTCCAGAGGCCGACTTCTTGGCTGACTTTTCAGGGAAAAAGCGTTTATGGGTGATAACCGCCCCATCATACAACGATAACTACTTACTCATGATGGAGAAACAGATCCAGGAGTCTGAAGGGCTGAACTGTCGATTAGCAGACAGAGATACCCTCATTGTGACCATTATTCAAAATGCAATGATGGAAGGCAAAATCCGACGCACAACCATGGAGGGACAGGCCACAGAGCAAGCTCTGGATTCAGACATGGTAACAAAACTGCTTCATTACCTGGAACTGGAACACCAGAAGTTCTCCATGTTGATTCTAAAGAAGAACCTGAAGGTTGGTGAGAGATTTCCTTACCCAGTGCGTGTGGAGGCTGTTTTGGAGGTTATTGATAACCTCCCTGCACGCAAGCTGGAGATAGTTGCAAGGAAAGGGTTACTTCATAGATGCAGGATTACTAAAAAGAGGTTAGTAGTGAAGCCGAATGGTGGGAAGAAGAGAAGGATCGTCAGCCCTCAAAACCAGGGAAATTTTACATCCATATTTCCttcacaacaacaaacaaaagataaaaaggCAGCCATCAGAAACAAAGTTCAGGCTATTCTTAACGGACGCTCCAGATTTGTCATCCGTAAAACGTCTGGGAATCGTGGTGGTGGCAAGGTGACCTCAGCTCCCAAAACTGAGGTAAATGAGGAGGGGAATCTCAAGCTTGACAGGCGGACAGaaagccctggaggtgcaagagaAAACACAGCAGCGAAAGTGGAGAATAAATACGATGATGAGGGGAATAAAAGAGCAAGTTCAGTAACAGAGACTAAAGGAGAGCAAATGGGTGACCCATCCAAATCAAAAGGCaagggaaaaaaggagaaggacaagaaaaagaaaaaagggaaaagaggaGGAAAGAAGTCACAACGGGAAGCAGACAATAAAGAGAAAACAGCTCTCAAAGAGTTTATGGAAAAGCTAAAGGGCCAAAGAAGACTCCTT GTAATCTCTTCCGCCAGTGAGCTCTCAAGCCAATATATCCAACAAAGAGATGATAATGAGCTGCACAGCTGTGATTTGGCTTTACGGAAAATTACAGTGCTGTCCATCCTGGGCTCAGAGCAAAGCCCCACACTGAGATTGCAACACTATCAACAAG ATGGAGATTCTCGACTTGGCTCACTGCCAGACAACATCAGAAATCCTGAACTGATCAGGCAAATCCGCAAAGAATATGGACTTGAATCCAAAGAGTTTTCTATGGCTGTGACAGACTATGACCTGAGACCTAAT CTTGGGAAGGTGTTTAATTCACCAACAGCCCCATCAACTATTATAAATTACATCGACACCTTTCAGTCACGGTGGCTGGAAAAAGCAGAGGAGAAGAACACTCCCTCCGCCTGTTCTCCATCTGAGAACAATAAACAGGCCGAGAACTCCCTGCTCAG atttatgtccaaaAGACGACTTTTGATCATCTCTGCCCCCAGTGAAGATGACTATTCCTTTCACCAGCAAATTCAAGCCCTTAATGGACAGGAGTGTCAGATGG gtATCCGTCACTTTGCGTTGCTGCAACTTGTAGGAAAAGGAACTGAGGCTTTAGGGTCTGTTGAGCTGTTTTCGCTAAATG GCAAAAGTCAGACTGAAAAAGATAAGCTGTCTCCAGACATGGTGAGAAATCTGAGAGACCAGTTGAAGATCACCACTGACTACTTCAGCATGCTGGTAGTGGGGAAGGATGGTGAGGTCAAGGCCTGGTTTCCAACATCAGTGTGGACTTTGTCTAATATCTATGACTTGGTGGATTCCATGGAGTTACGTCAACAAGAACAGAAGCTTCAGCAGACTCTTGGTATTTACTGTCCCGAAGACAGTGTTGGTCCTGTGGCCGGTGCTTACCATGGATATACAAGAGAGGCCGATGACAGTTATCTGTACCATCGATCAGAGGACTGA